The genomic window CTGAAAAGATCTATACGTGGTGGAGTTATCGCGCGGCGGACTGGACAGTCGGCGATCGCGGCCGGCGACTCGATCACATCTGGGTTTCGCAGGCGCTTGGCGACCGCGTTGTTGATTTCAAAATCATGCGCGACGCCCGAAGCTGGGAGCGCCCATCCGACCATGTGCCGGTGACGGCAACATTCGACACCTAGTGTCCCGGTTCTGACATTCGTATCAGCTTGCGGCTAGCTCGTTTACGAATGTCAGAACCTAAGGGACACTAGCAAAAATGTGAATCTAGTGCGGTTTTGGATCTGACGTTCGTATGATGGACCAGCGGTTAATGCTGATACGAACGTCAGATCCACCGCACTAGCCACGATCCACTTGTCCGGAATTACTTGAGGCGCGAAGTCAGCCTCGAGATCGCACCCGTCACTGCTGTTGTACGCGACGCAAGGTCATCACGTAGGCGGCGCGCCGCATCCGGATGGCTTTCAAGCACGCGCTGAAACAAGCTGCGCGATACACGCAATACGGACGATCGCTCCAGCGCCGTCGCTGTCGCTGGCCGCGGCATGGCGACGATCAACGCGAGTTCACCAATCAATGCGCTGGGACCAGCAACCGTTTCAACACCGCTTTGGTCCAGAATGCGAAACGAGCCCATCTTCACGATGAAGCCGGCGTCCCCCTTGTCGCCGACGTGAAAGAGCTTTTCGCCGAACTCATAGTCAATTTGCTCCGAGCCGATCGCAAGCACCTGCAACGCGGCCGTACCCAACAAATTCAAAGTTGGAACGCGCGAGAAAAGGGCGATGTCATCTTCAATGGCCATTAAGGGCCGTGCTGGTGCGTCGGTTGATTCGTCTCATGGCACCAGTTTATAGCCACCGGATTCGGTCACAAGAATTTCCGGATTAGCAGCGTCTTTCTCCACCTTCTGACGCAGCCGGTAGATGTGCGTTTCCAGCGTATGTGTGGTCACCCCGGAATTGTAACCCCAGACCTCCTGGAGCAGCATTTCGCGCGAGACTGGCTGCTGCCCGGCCCGATAAAGGAACCGAAGAATCGCCGTCTCTTTTTCGGTCAACCGGACTTTCTTGGCATTAGGCCCAGTCAGCATCTTGGAGCCGGGCCGGAAGCTGTACGGACCCACCGAGAAAACTGCATCCTCGCTAGCTTCGTGCTGACGAAGTTGCGCACGGATGCGTGCCAACAGGACGGCAAAGCGAAACGGCTTCGCGACATAATCATTCGCTCCGGATTCCAACCCGAGGATGGTATCCGAATCGGTATCGTGACCGGTCAGCATAATGATCGGCGATTTAAACCCGCCCTTGCGGAGACTGCGGACCACCTCGCGACCATCGGTGTCAGGCAGGCCGACATCCATCAGGACGAGGTCGGGTGAAGTGACTTTCGCAGCTTGGGCGCCTTTGGCGCCCGTATCGACGGCGGATGCCTCGAATTCCTCGTGTAGCGACAATTGCTCCACCAGGGCTTCGCGCAGATCAGTGTCATCGTCGACGATGAGGATCTTGCGGGCGTTGGCCATTGCGTCCAATCCTTTGGGTCTTGGTTTCGAATAAAGGTTTCTGGGAGCAACCCCGAAAGCGAAAGCTCTCTAAAAACCTGGCGAAATAGAACATTTGTAGACAAAAGGGCAAGCAGGAGTTGCACTAAGGTATGGGAAGTGAAGCTTTTCCAAGGGCTTGCCGAACCTTGTTCCATGATCGGCCATTACCTGTGGTACGGATCCACGCCGCTGCCGGTAACCCAAGCCGAGGTTGGCTGGTTGCCGGAGCGCACACTATACCCGTCGCTCTTGGACGTGGCGGAATCAGGGCCAACAAGTTCGAAGGCGACGGGGGCACGCCGCGCGGCACATTTCAACCGATACGGGTATGGTGGCGGGCGGACCGCCATTGTCGCCCTTTGACCCACCTCCCACTTCGCCAGATTCGCCCAGAAGATGCCTGGTCGGAAGATCCCACAGACCGACACTACAACCGTGCCGTCCGCCTCAATCGCAATCAGGGAGGCGACCGGTTGATGCGGGATGATCACCTCTACGACTTCATCATAGAAATCGACCACAACACCAAACCCCGCATTGCCCGCCGCGGAAGTGCCGTTTTCCTTCACCTGGCTCGCAAAAACTTTTCACCAACGGCCGGATGCGTCGGTATGACAAAAAGCGCCATGCTGCGATTGTTGTCCCGCATTGGTCCCGCGACGCGAATCGTCATCGCGTCATAGTGTGGTGGTTCAGAAGTTCGCTTCAATTCTCGGCGAGTCCCTCAAGCGAACTTCTGAACCTGAACCACACTAGGATCATAAGTTGCTAGTGTCCTTTCGAATCCGAAGTTTGCTACGAGGCGCGCTGCAGTATGAGGCAAACTTCGGATTCAGGACACTAGGCGGAAAATACCATCAGCGATGACCGAAAATCGCCGACCCCACCCTTATATGCGTTGCGCCGAGC from Nitrobacteraceae bacterium AZCC 1564 includes these protein-coding regions:
- a CDS encoding CRP-like cAMP-binding protein (product_source=COG0664; cath_funfam=2.60.120.10; cog=COG0664; pfam=PF00027; smart=SM00100; superfamily=51206); protein product: MAIEDDIALFSRVPTLNLLGTAALQVLAIGSEQIDYEFGEKLFHVGDKGDAGFIVKMGSFRILDQSGVETVAGPSALIGELALIVAMPRPATATALERSSVLRVSRSLFQRVLESHPDAARRLRDDLASRTTAVTGAISRLTSRLK
- a CDS encoding L,D-peptidoglycan transpeptidase YkuD (ErfK/YbiS/YcfS/YnhG family) (product_source=COG3786; cog=COG3786; pfam=PF03734; superfamily=141523), translated to MGSEAFPRACRTLFHDRPLPVVRIHAAAGNPSRGWLVAGAHTIPVALGRGGIRANKFEGDGGTPRGTFQPIRVWWRADRHCRPLTHLPLRQIRPEDAWSEDPTDRHYNRAVRLNRNQGGDRLMRDDHLYDFIIEIDHNTKPRIARRGSAVFLHLARKNFSPTAGCVGMTKSAMLRLLSRIGPATRIVIAS
- a CDS encoding DNA-binding response OmpR family regulator (product_source=COG0745; cath_funfam=1.10.10.10,3.40.50.2300; cog=COG0745; pfam=PF00072,PF00486; smart=SM00448; superfamily=46785,52172), whose protein sequence is MANARKILIVDDDTDLREALVEQLSLHEEFEASAVDTGAKGAQAAKVTSPDLVLMDVGLPDTDGREVVRSLRKGGFKSPIIMLTGHDTDSDTILGLESGANDYVAKPFRFAVLLARIRAQLRQHEASEDAVFSVGPYSFRPGSKMLTGPNAKKVRLTEKETAILRFLYRAGQQPVSREMLLQEVWGYNSGVTTHTLETHIYRLRQKVEKDAANPEILVTESGGYKLVP